A genomic region of Fundidesulfovibrio terrae contains the following coding sequences:
- the aprA gene encoding adenylyl-sulfate reductase subunit alpha has product MPRIPMKEDAKGVALAEPEIIEKYVDLLLVGGGMGTCGTAYEACRWMDKVGGNLSLMLLDKASLERSGAVAQGLSAINTYLGKNNADDYVRMVRTDLMGIVREDLIFDLGRHVDDSVHLFEEWGLPCWTKDEHGHNLDGAQSKAAGKSLRSGAEPVRSGRWQIMINGESYKCIVAEAAKNALGQDRYMERVFIVKLLNDAKEPNRIAGAVGFSTRENKVYVFTCNAMVVACGGAVNVYKPRSTGEGMGRAWYPVWNAGSTYTMCAQAGAEMTMMENRFVPARFKDGYGPVGAWFLLFKAKATNSKGEDYCATNRAMLKPYEDRGYAKGHVIPTCLRNHMMLAEMRAGRGPIYMDTAGALQATFANLNAEQQKHLESEAWEDFLDMCVGQANLWAAMNIEPEKSGSEIMPTEPYLLGSHSGCCGIWASGPDEEWVPEEYKVRADNGKVYNRMTTVNGLWTCADGVGASGHKFSSGSHAEGRIVGKQMVRWCIDHKDFKPTLAEKAADLKKEIYQPWYTFEENKGISTDPIVNPKFISPKNFMMRLVKCTDEYGGGCGTLYTTSKSLLDTGFKLLAMLEEDSKKLAARDLHELMRCWEQFHRLWTVRMHMQHIAFREESRYPGFYYRGDFPGLDDSKWKCFVNSKYDPTTKETKVFKRPYIKIIPDA; this is encoded by the coding sequence ATGCCCCGTATTCCCATGAAAGAGGACGCGAAAGGCGTCGCTCTGGCCGAACCGGAAATCATTGAAAAGTACGTCGACCTGCTGCTGGTCGGCGGCGGCATGGGCACCTGCGGCACCGCTTACGAGGCTTGCCGTTGGATGGACAAGGTTGGCGGCAACCTGTCCCTGATGCTGCTGGACAAGGCCTCCCTCGAGCGCTCCGGCGCCGTGGCCCAGGGCCTCTCCGCCATCAACACCTACCTGGGCAAGAACAACGCCGACGACTACGTCCGCATGGTCCGCACCGACCTGATGGGCATCGTCCGCGAAGACCTGATCTTCGACCTGGGCCGCCACGTTGACGACTCCGTCCACCTGTTCGAAGAGTGGGGCCTGCCCTGCTGGACCAAGGACGAACACGGCCACAACCTTGACGGCGCCCAGTCCAAGGCCGCCGGCAAGTCCCTGCGCTCCGGCGCCGAGCCCGTCCGCTCCGGCCGCTGGCAGATCATGATCAACGGTGAGTCCTACAAGTGCATCGTGGCCGAAGCGGCCAAGAACGCCCTGGGCCAGGACCGTTACATGGAGCGCGTGTTCATCGTGAAGCTCCTGAACGACGCCAAAGAGCCCAACCGTATCGCCGGCGCCGTGGGCTTCTCCACCCGCGAAAACAAGGTGTATGTGTTCACCTGCAACGCCATGGTCGTGGCCTGCGGCGGCGCGGTGAACGTGTACAAGCCCCGCTCCACTGGTGAGGGCATGGGCCGCGCCTGGTACCCCGTGTGGAACGCCGGTTCCACCTACACCATGTGCGCTCAGGCCGGTGCTGAGATGACCATGATGGAAAACCGCTTCGTGCCCGCCCGCTTCAAGGACGGTTACGGACCGGTCGGCGCCTGGTTCCTGCTCTTCAAGGCCAAGGCGACCAACTCCAAGGGTGAAGACTACTGCGCCACCAACCGCGCCATGCTGAAGCCCTACGAGGATCGCGGCTACGCCAAGGGTCACGTCATCCCGACCTGCCTGCGTAACCACATGATGCTCGCCGAAATGCGCGCCGGCCGCGGCCCCATCTACATGGACACCGCTGGCGCCCTGCAGGCCACCTTCGCCAACCTGAACGCCGAGCAGCAGAAGCACCTGGAGTCCGAGGCTTGGGAAGACTTCCTCGACATGTGCGTCGGCCAGGCCAACCTGTGGGCGGCCATGAACATCGAGCCCGAGAAGTCCGGCTCCGAGATCATGCCCACCGAGCCTTACCTGCTCGGCTCCCACTCCGGCTGCTGCGGCATCTGGGCCTCCGGTCCGGACGAAGAGTGGGTCCCCGAGGAGTACAAGGTCCGTGCCGACAACGGCAAGGTCTACAACCGCATGACCACCGTCAACGGCCTCTGGACCTGCGCTGACGGCGTCGGCGCCTCCGGCCACAAGTTCTCCTCCGGCTCCCACGCTGAAGGCCGCATCGTCGGCAAGCAGATGGTGCGCTGGTGCATCGATCACAAGGACTTCAAGCCCACCCTGGCTGAGAAGGCCGCTGATCTGAAGAAGGAAATCTACCAGCCCTGGTATACCTTCGAAGAGAACAAGGGCATCTCCACCGACCCCATCGTCAACCCGAAGTTCATCTCCCCGAAGAACTTCATGATGCGTCTGGTGAAGTGCACCGACGAGTACGGCGGCGGCTGCGGCACCCTGTACACCACCTCGAAGTCCCTGCTGGACACCGGCTTCAAGCTGCTGGCCATGCTGGAAGAGGACTCCAAGAAGCTGGCCGCTCGCGACCTGCACGAACTGATGCGCTGCTGGGAGCAGTTCCACCGCCTGTGGACCGTTCGCATGCACATGCAGCACATCGCCTTCCGTGAAGAGTCCCGTTACCCCGGCTTCTACTACCGCGGTGACTTCCCGGGCCTGGACGACTCCAAGTGGAAGTGCTTCGTCAACTCGAAGTACGATCCCACCACCAAGGAGACCAAGGTCTTCAAGCGTCCCTACATCAAGATCATCCCCGACGCGTAA
- a CDS encoding CoB--CoM heterodisulfide reductase iron-sulfur subunit A family protein: MSGNAILVVGGGFSGITAALEAAELGYEVILVEKNPYLGGRVAQLNQYFPKLCPPSCGLEIQFQRIRNNPNVKVLTMATVTKVSGKPGDFDVTVSLKPRHVNEKCTACNACTEAAETMVPCEFDLGMGMRKVAFRPNLFAFPMRYVFEKDRCSEAEAKKIEASCKYGAIDLADQERTQTFKVGAIVEATGWKPYDMSKLTNLGAGKLQNVISNMQMERLCAPNGPTGGLLLRPSDKAAPKRIAFVQCAGSRDENHLNYCSYICCMASLKQATYIRERVPEALVTIYYIDLRTPGRYQKFLEKVSADDKLSLVKGKVAELTESPSGKVLATVENVDTGIKNVEEFDLVVLATGMQPSCAGEAVAVNAPRDEEGFYIGSEGSGIFAAGCSKLPLDVMRSAQSATGTALKAIQTVAGR; encoded by the coding sequence ATGTCTGGCAACGCGATACTGGTGGTCGGCGGGGGATTCAGCGGTATCACCGCTGCCCTGGAGGCCGCCGAATTGGGCTACGAGGTCATCCTCGTGGAGAAAAATCCCTATCTTGGGGGGCGGGTAGCACAGCTCAACCAATATTTCCCCAAGCTTTGCCCCCCTTCGTGCGGGCTGGAAATCCAGTTTCAGCGCATCCGCAACAATCCCAACGTGAAGGTGCTCACCATGGCCACCGTCACCAAGGTCTCGGGCAAGCCCGGCGACTTTGACGTGACCGTCTCCCTGAAGCCCCGCCACGTCAACGAGAAGTGCACGGCATGCAACGCCTGCACCGAAGCCGCCGAGACCATGGTCCCGTGCGAGTTCGATCTCGGCATGGGCATGCGCAAGGTGGCCTTCAGGCCCAACCTGTTCGCCTTCCCCATGCGCTACGTCTTCGAGAAGGACCGTTGCTCCGAGGCCGAGGCCAAGAAGATCGAGGCGTCCTGCAAGTACGGCGCTATCGACTTGGCCGACCAGGAGCGCACCCAGACCTTCAAGGTCGGCGCCATCGTGGAGGCCACCGGCTGGAAGCCCTACGACATGTCCAAGCTCACGAACCTGGGCGCGGGCAAGCTGCAAAACGTCATCTCCAACATGCAGATGGAGCGCCTGTGCGCCCCCAACGGCCCCACCGGGGGCCTGTTGCTGCGCCCCTCGGACAAGGCCGCGCCCAAGCGCATCGCCTTCGTCCAGTGCGCTGGTTCGCGTGACGAGAACCACCTGAACTACTGCTCCTACATCTGCTGCATGGCCAGCCTCAAGCAGGCCACCTACATCCGGGAGCGGGTGCCCGAGGCGCTGGTCACTATCTACTACATCGACCTGCGCACCCCCGGCCGCTACCAGAAGTTCCTGGAGAAGGTCTCCGCCGACGACAAGCTCTCGCTGGTCAAGGGCAAGGTCGCCGAGCTGACCGAATCCCCCTCCGGCAAGGTGCTCGCCACCGTGGAGAACGTGGATACCGGCATCAAGAACGTCGAGGAGTTCGACCTGGTGGTCCTGGCCACCGGCATGCAGCCCTCCTGCGCCGGCGAGGCCGTCGCGGTGAACGCTCCCCGCGACGAGGAAGGCTTCTACATCGGCTCGGAGGGCTCCGGCATCTTCGCCGCCGGCTGCTCCAAGCTGCCCTTGGACGTCATGCGCTCGGCCCAGTCGGCCACCGGCACGGCGCTCAAGGCCATACAAACGGTTGCGGGGAGGTAA
- a CDS encoding hydrogenase iron-sulfur subunit has translation MAEKIGVYVCGGCGLADAVDLDAVCTAVKNKYQPQCPVIKTHPVLCSPEGKAAIEADIAEAGLDGVCLCACSPRSKWDVFAFGGVQVERVNLREQAVWSFDKVSGALEKAKGIDDLQIICNEYSLMGVVKLTKSNVPNPEAQDTFKTIMVLGGGWTGLSAANAAASLGYDVVLVEKADALGGKVLNFHKSFPLSYPYTEAQDPGLDKLISQVNASKKVTVLTSTSLEKLSGAPGQYKALLSNGQTLDIGAMVLATGWDAGDTKYLAPLGYGTLKNVITTAELEKMAKTGCIARPSDGKAPRSVAFLLDTALCSIDSCPSDVTLECDKEAEAPVNPPAEGEEAPAEAPFCDLESQRHLALSSELSTLVALKQANYVVEKNPEAAAYIFYSHMMVPGINERYYKAAQDNPGIMLSRAQIQSVKAGSGDTVVIGMANTLLGESVEIEADLVVLPTSMVPTTAHSPVINLEYRQGLAFPDLGLFEGYADSNYICFPYETRRTGIYAAGGVRQPMGLALASDDAMGAALKAIQCVSSANKGVAVHPRSGDRSFPVFNFVRCTQCKRCTEECPFGALDDDPKGTPMPNPSRCRRCGTCMGACPERVISFDNYNIDMIGSMIREMQVPPKMDVGGPRVLILACENDAYPALDMAALRSKSWSSYVRVIPVRCLGSVNAIWVADAMSKGIDGVMLLGCKFGDDYQCHFVKGSELCNRRKENISESLKRLGVEPERVDQLQVAIDEYDRVPAMIDEFMDMIVKMGPNPFKGY, from the coding sequence ATGGCCGAGAAAATAGGCGTGTACGTCTGCGGCGGCTGCGGCTTGGCCGATGCCGTCGACCTGGACGCAGTGTGCACCGCGGTGAAGAACAAGTACCAGCCGCAGTGCCCGGTCATCAAAACCCACCCCGTGCTCTGCTCGCCCGAAGGCAAGGCGGCCATCGAGGCCGACATCGCCGAGGCCGGGCTTGACGGTGTGTGCCTGTGCGCCTGCTCGCCCCGCTCCAAGTGGGACGTGTTCGCCTTCGGCGGCGTCCAGGTGGAACGGGTCAACCTGCGCGAACAGGCCGTCTGGTCCTTCGACAAGGTCTCCGGCGCGCTGGAAAAAGCCAAGGGCATCGATGACCTGCAGATCATCTGCAACGAATACTCCCTCATGGGCGTGGTGAAGCTCACCAAGTCCAACGTGCCCAACCCCGAGGCCCAGGACACCTTCAAGACCATCATGGTCCTGGGCGGTGGCTGGACCGGCTTGAGCGCCGCCAACGCGGCCGCCTCCCTGGGCTACGACGTGGTCTTGGTGGAGAAGGCCGACGCCCTGGGCGGCAAGGTGCTGAACTTCCACAAGAGCTTCCCCCTGAGCTACCCCTACACCGAGGCCCAAGACCCCGGCCTGGACAAGCTCATTTCCCAGGTGAACGCCTCCAAGAAGGTCACGGTCCTGACCTCCACCTCCCTGGAGAAGCTCTCCGGCGCGCCCGGCCAATACAAGGCCCTGCTCTCCAACGGGCAGACCCTGGACATCGGCGCCATGGTCCTGGCTACCGGCTGGGACGCGGGCGACACCAAATACCTGGCTCCCCTGGGCTATGGCACGTTGAAAAACGTGATCACCACCGCCGAGCTGGAGAAGATGGCCAAGACCGGCTGCATCGCCCGGCCCTCCGACGGCAAGGCCCCGCGCAGCGTGGCCTTCCTGCTGGACACCGCCCTGTGCTCCATCGACTCCTGCCCCTCGGACGTTACGCTGGAGTGCGACAAGGAGGCCGAGGCCCCGGTGAATCCGCCCGCCGAAGGCGAAGAGGCTCCGGCCGAGGCGCCCTTCTGTGATCTCGAGTCCCAGCGGCACCTGGCCCTGTCCTCCGAGCTGTCCACCTTGGTGGCGCTCAAGCAGGCCAACTACGTGGTGGAGAAGAACCCCGAGGCCGCGGCCTACATCTTCTACAGCCACATGATGGTGCCCGGCATCAACGAGCGCTACTACAAGGCCGCCCAGGACAACCCGGGCATCATGCTCTCCCGGGCGCAGATCCAGAGCGTCAAGGCCGGCTCCGGCGACACCGTCGTCATCGGCATGGCCAACACGCTGCTGGGCGAATCCGTGGAGATCGAGGCCGACCTGGTGGTGCTGCCTACCTCCATGGTGCCCACCACGGCGCACAGCCCGGTGATCAACCTGGAATACCGCCAGGGCCTGGCCTTCCCGGACCTGGGCCTTTTCGAAGGGTACGCGGACTCCAACTACATCTGCTTCCCCTACGAAACCCGCCGCACCGGCATCTACGCCGCCGGCGGCGTGCGCCAGCCCATGGGCCTGGCGCTGGCCAGCGACGACGCCATGGGCGCGGCCCTCAAGGCCATCCAGTGCGTGTCCAGCGCCAACAAGGGCGTCGCGGTGCACCCGCGCTCCGGCGACCGCAGCTTCCCGGTGTTCAACTTCGTGCGCTGCACCCAGTGCAAGCGCTGCACCGAGGAATGCCCGTTCGGCGCGCTCGATGACGATCCCAAGGGCACCCCGATGCCCAACCCGTCCCGCTGCCGCCGCTGCGGCACCTGCATGGGCGCCTGTCCTGAACGCGTCATCAGCTTCGACAACTACAACATCGACATGATCGGCAGCATGATCCGCGAGATGCAGGTGCCCCCCAAGATGGACGTGGGCGGCCCCCGCGTGCTCATCCTGGCCTGCGAGAACGACGCCTACCCGGCCCTGGACATGGCCGCCCTGCGCAGCAAGTCCTGGAGCTCCTACGTGCGCGTCATCCCGGTGCGCTGCCTGGGTTCGGTCAACGCCATCTGGGTGGCCGACGCCATGTCCAAGGGCATCGACGGCGTGATGCTCTTGGGCTGCAAGTTCGGCGACGACTACCAGTGCCACTTCGTCAAGGGTTCCGAGCTGTGCAACCGCCGCAAGGAGAACATCTCCGAGTCGCTCAAGCGCCTGGGCGTCGAGCCCGAACGCGTCGACCAGCTGCAGGTGGCCATCGACGAATACGACCGCGTGCCCGCCATGATCGACGAGTTCATGGACATGATCGTGAAAATGGGTCCCAACCCGTTCAAAGGATACTAG
- the qmoC gene encoding quinone-interacting membrane-bound oxidoreductase complex subunit QmoC translates to MSSPVRIQPDPSFVRELQAAGGESVKKCYQCATCSVACPLSPSENPYPRKEMVWAQWGLKDKLMNDIDVWLCHNCGTCSDLCPRGARPADTLAAIRNMTYRKLVGPACIGEWMSSSKGLPKLIAIPAVLFAVIWMITQGGFSLPQGDIVFGKLYPGDYTIDPLFMLTFGFMVFSFYKGVMNMWNSFKSLPETFEIGEVREKPTLIQAIVAVVRDEIITHRKFNECGNDNTERFKGHWSLLFAFVALAIVTGVVAVSHWGSKLPGFHWLHVLGSTPMALYSPVKLLAVAGMVLGLYGMTMLTRRRLNLDAQKQGSSYYDWYLLGVIWAVFVTGSGAFVLRLAGVAGLAYPMYYLHLISVFMLFAYLPWSKLGHLVYRTTALVYARMNGRLPISRVEEKVFEI, encoded by the coding sequence ATGTCTTCTCCGGTCCGGATCCAACCCGATCCGAGCTTTGTCAGGGAGCTTCAGGCAGCCGGTGGCGAGTCGGTCAAGAAATGCTACCAGTGCGCCACCTGCTCCGTGGCCTGTCCTCTGTCTCCGTCCGAGAATCCCTATCCCCGCAAGGAGATGGTCTGGGCGCAGTGGGGCCTCAAAGACAAGCTCATGAACGACATCGACGTGTGGCTGTGCCACAACTGCGGCACCTGCTCGGACCTCTGCCCCAGAGGCGCCCGTCCTGCCGACACGCTGGCCGCCATCCGCAACATGACCTACCGCAAGCTGGTGGGCCCTGCCTGCATCGGCGAGTGGATGAGCTCCTCCAAGGGCCTGCCCAAGCTGATCGCCATCCCGGCCGTGCTCTTCGCCGTGATCTGGATGATCACCCAGGGCGGCTTCAGCCTGCCCCAGGGCGACATCGTCTTCGGCAAGCTGTACCCCGGCGACTACACCATCGACCCCCTGTTCATGCTGACCTTCGGCTTCATGGTTTTCAGCTTCTACAAGGGCGTCATGAACATGTGGAACTCCTTCAAGAGCCTGCCCGAGACCTTCGAGATCGGCGAGGTTCGCGAGAAGCCCACTCTCATCCAGGCCATCGTCGCCGTTGTGCGCGATGAGATCATCACCCACCGCAAGTTCAACGAATGCGGCAACGACAACACCGAGCGCTTCAAGGGCCACTGGTCGCTGTTGTTCGCCTTCGTGGCACTGGCCATCGTCACCGGCGTCGTGGCCGTGTCCCACTGGGGCTCCAAGCTGCCCGGCTTCCACTGGCTGCACGTGCTCGGCAGCACGCCCATGGCGCTCTACAGCCCGGTGAAGCTCCTGGCCGTGGCCGGCATGGTGCTCGGCCTCTACGGCATGACCATGCTCACCCGCCGCCGCTTGAACCTGGACGCGCAGAAGCAGGGCTCCAGCTACTACGACTGGTATCTGTTGGGCGTGATCTGGGCGGTGTTCGTCACCGGCTCGGGCGCGTTCGTCCTGCGCCTGGCGGGCGTGGCCGGACTGGCCTACCCCATGTATTACCTGCACCTGATCAGCGTTTTCATGCTGTTCGCTTATCTGCCCTGGTCCAAGCTGGGGCACCTTGTGTATCGCACGACGGCCCTGGTGTATGCGCGCATGAACGGAAGGCTTCCCATCTCGCGCGTTGAAGAAAAAGTTTTCGAGATCTAA